Proteins encoded in a region of the Oscarella lobularis chromosome 17, ooOscLobu1.1, whole genome shotgun sequence genome:
- the LOC136197487 gene encoding eukaryotic translation initiation factor 3 subunit E-B-like → MADFDLTSVVGQHLDRHLVLPLLEFQSEKELYDEKSILEGKLNLLKQTNMVDLALDTHHVLHGSGDGEEDLIDRRKHVVEQLKALQNQTEPIVKIFESEDFQQHVQTTRDGRLLFEYLEREHGFQADMLNTLYDYAKFLYECGNYSDASEYLYFYKVLTPTSDKNVMNTLWGKLACEILMQNWDTAYEEMQKLKDVIDNQMSSDRPLILLQQRTWLLHWGLFVFFNLSPTTKGREALIQLCLYQPSYLNAIQTTCPHILRYLSTAVVVSSSSKRRNFIKELVKVIEQEQYAYRDPITEFIECLYVNFDFDGAEKKLKECETVLLNDFFLVACHDDFIENARVMIFETFCRIHRCMSISMLAQKLNMTTEEAERWIVNMIRSTSLDAKIDLKMGHVVMNAHVQSVHQQVIEKTKGLAFRSQVLSNNIEKRASARKSGPEWAWGRPDHF, encoded by the exons ATGGCTGACTTCGATCTCACGAGCGTCGTTGGCCAGCATTTAGATCGGCATCTCGTCTTGCCATTGCTCGAGTTTCAGAGCGAGAAAgag CTctacgacgagaaatcgatcCTCGAAGGCAAACTGAATCTtctaaaacaaacaaacatg GTCGATTTGGCTTTGGACACTCATCACGTGCTCCAcggaagcggcgacggcgaagaggacctaatcgatcgacgaaaacacgtcgtcgaacagcTCAAAGCACTCCAAAACCAAACCGAACCAATAGTAAAGATattcgaaagcgaagactTTCAACAACACGTGCAAACAACAAG agacGGTCGACTCCTATTCGAGTACCTGGAACGCGAGCACGGA TTTCAAGCCGACATGTTGAATACGTTGTATGACTATGCTAAGTTTTTGTATGAATGTGGCAACTATTCGGATGCGTCTGAATATCTTTATTTTTACAAAGTCTTG ACTCCTACATCGGATAAGAATGTGATGAATACTCTCTGGGGAAAATTAGCGTGCGAAATTCTAATGCAAAATTGGGATACGGCTTATGAAGAAATGCAGAAACTCAAAGACGTCATAGACAATCAAATG tcgTCGGACCGGCCTCTTATTCTTCTACAACAGCGAACGTGGCTCTTACATTGGGGcctctttgttttcttcaatttGAGTCCAACGACAAAAGGACGCGAGGCTCTCATTCAACTCTGTCTCTATCAGCCGTCGTATTTGAATGCAATTCAGACGACGTGTCCGCACATTTTGCGCTATTTGAGTACGGCTGTCGTTGTGAGTTCGAgttcaaaacgacgaaactTCATCAAGGAACTCGTCAAAGTCATAGAACag GAACAATATGCGTATCGTGATCCTATTACGGAATTTATTGAGTGTCTCTACGttaattttgattttgacggAGCCGAGAAAAAGCTGAAGGAGTGCGAAACG GTGTTACTAAATGATTTCTTTCTGGTCGCCTGTCACGACGACTTCATCGAAAACGCGCGCGTTATGATTTTTGAGACGTTCTGTCGCATTCATCGCTGCATGAGTATTAG TATGTTGGCTCAGAAGTTGAATATGACTACTGAGGAGGCGGAACGTTGGATAGTGAATATGATACGTAGCACGTCATTAGATGCGAAAATCGATTTGAAAATG GGTCATGTTGTCATGAATGCTCATGTGCAGTCGGTGCACCAGCAGGTGATTGAAAAGACCAAGGGGCTTGCCTTTCGGAGTCAAGTTCTTTCGAATAATATTGAGAAACGAGCATCGGCCAGAAAATCGGGACCAGAATGG gcGTGGGGTCGACCGGATCATTTTTGA
- the LOC136197554 gene encoding lysosomal-associated transmembrane protein 4A-like, with amino-acid sequence MTYDEFEDSLIFMAKVGAGLATLLFIIAMFLLHGVANVMETRKPGFVLPFYIYGIFDIGFTIFWIFQYCTDALTKYEFAGLCAFLVILFFKIYFMGCVWSTYRQIQWEKSIKPLTGTLGMNLPPKYEEAIRNGDLPPAYVP; translated from the exons ATGACGTACGACGAGTTTGAAGACAGCTTGATCTTTATGGCCAAAGTTGGAGCTGGATTGGCTACTCTTCTCTTTATCATTGCaatgtttcttcttcatGGAGTAGCCAATGTAATGGAGACG cGTAAGCCTGGCTTTGTGCTGCCATTCTATATCTATGGCATCTTTGATATTGGTTTTACCATCTTTTGGATATTTCAATATTGCACTGATGCTCTCACCAAG TATGAATTTGCTGGCTTGTGTGCATTCCTCGtcattctctttttcaaa ATCTATTTCATGGGCTGTGTGTGGTCAACTTACAGACAAATCCAGTGGGAAAAGAGCATCAAACCACTCACCGGCACACTTGGAATG AATTTGCCACCCAAATATGAAGAAGCCATAAGAAATGGAGACTTGCCTCCGGCCTACGTCCCATAG
- the LOC136197488 gene encoding large ribosomal subunit protein uL15-like, translated as MATRRATGKALERALDCLPRVKLNNIADLPGAKKKAIRVGRGPGSGHGKTSGRGHKGQGQRHSGTKPRIGFEGGQTPFYLRVPKHGFRNKFRRDYEPLNLSKLQLWIDRGRIDPKEPVTMSTLQRARVVGPRIEHGVKLLGTGETWFRSKIDIEVSQASRSAIEAVEREGGSVVCAHYNRLGLRALLKPEKFEGRLTPRRALPPNKLLPYYMSFEKRGYLAEGIAGDELRRRVEAIAGRKSLRERRGQGKKESEV; from the exons ATGGCGACAAGACGAGCGACGGGAAAGGCTCTAGAAAGAGCTCTAGACTGTCTACCGCGAGTCAAACTAAACAACATTGCCGATCTTCCTGgagcaaagaagaag GCGATTCGCGTCGGTCGAGGACCGGGATCGGGTCACGGAAAGACGTCGGGACGCGGTCACAAGGGCCAAGGTCAACGCCATTCGGGCACAAAGCCTCGAATCGGCTTCGAAGGCGGTCAAACTCCCTTCTATCTACGCGTACCCAAACACGGATTTCGAAACAA ATTTCGACGCGACTACGAACCGCTGAATCTGTCGAAACTTCAACTTTGGATCGATCGCGGTCGAATCGATCCCAAAGAACCCGTTACCATGTCGACGCTCCAGCGCGCCAGGGTCGTCGGACCGCGTATCGAACACGGCGTCAAACTTCTAGGAACC GGGGAGACGTGGTTTCGATCTAAGATCGATATCGAAGTGAGTCAGGCGTCGCGGAGTGCTATCGAGGCTGTGGAACGCGAAGGGGGGAGCGTTGTGTGCGCGCATTATAATCGACTTGGTCTACGCGCGCTTCTAAAGCCGGAGAAGTTTGAGGGACGTTTGACGCCGCGACGCGCGTTGCCGCCTAATAAGTTACTGCCCTATTATATGTCGTTTGAGAAGAGGGGGTATTTGGCTGAGGGGATTGCGGGGGATGAGTTGAGGCGAAGGGTTGAGGCGATTGCGGGGAGGAAGAGCCTCAGGGAAAGACGAGGACAAGGGAAGAAG GAGAGTGAAGTATAG
- the LOC136197484 gene encoding transcription factor AP-2-epsilon-like isoform X1: protein MESTTTVNHQLDSSTSSSSSSKDDSNKSVGSAAVTALPPPPPPPPPPTGFSLPLMLSSSGMNLALTPTASPLTRQLLLHQTAATFGWPGNCSMTRCGTFDSAVPFGVKANFQYGASGGNEPPRWMPQSFQATAPPTGAPAHSQIYNCAAAASAQTSYFGSQCSGGSASPIDTTANVGSPPTIAVSSAPNDLYRSFPQQSPRHARRFSPYDVAHRAPYLPSCSAAGGLRSPDSESYAQSVPSTTPHQPHQASDEGTAAAAAAAAAAAAAATHHLQHFHHRTSESSALGRRIIDSEEEEDELVFGSGTQAGTHPLAAAAAATAYGQTQYPYQDQQSPCNSSTTSGVPTPDRKRDVHPSDVFCCVPGRLSLLSSTSKYKVTVGEVTRRLSTPECLNASLLGGVLRRAKSKNGGTALRQRLETIGLSLPPGRRKATSVSLLTSLVEGEAIHLARDFNQVCQTAFPAQELATMIARQQQQQQQQHHPDEESSTKRKEAVKGAMKVIGELQDVIASSCSLNAEDYNPEMAATPGLNYFGLLSHGFGTPTIHAALNTVQNYLRELLVVTGNGGAAPASGTACCASDSGVSIDDDMASESSNRKPLNTKRR, encoded by the exons ATGGAATCTACGACAACTGTGAATCATCAACTTGATTCTTctacatcatcatcatcgtcatctaaGGATGATTCGAATAAGTCGGTTGGAAGTGCTGCTGTGACGGCGCTtccaccaccgccgccgccgccaccgccgcctaCTGGGTTCTCTCTCCCACTTATGTTGAGTAGCTCTGGGATGAATTTGGCGTTGACGCCGACCGCTTCGCCGCTCACTCGGCAACTTTTGTTGCAtcagacggcggcgacgtttgGATGGCCGGGAAATTGCAGTATGACGCGATGCGGAACGTTCGATAGTGCTGTACCGTTTGGG GTAAAAGCGAATTTTCAGTACGGAGCGAGCGGAGGAAACGAGCCGCCGCGTTGGATGCCTCAATCGTTCCAAGCGACAGCTCCTCCGACAGGAGCCCCCGCCCACAGTCAGATCTACAATTGCGCCGCTGCCGCGTCAGCGCAAACGTCCTACTTCGGTTCTCAATGCAGCGGTGGAAGCGCGAGTCCCATCGATACGACGGCAAACGTCGGATCGCCGCCAACGATCGCCGTCAGTAGCGCGCCTAACGATCTCTATCGAAGTTTTCCGCAGCAATCGCCACGCCACGCCCGCCGCTTTTCGCCCTACGACGTCGCGCATCGAGCGCCTTATTTGCCGTCGTGCAGCGCCGCTGGCGGTCTCCGTTCGCCCGATTCGGAATCGTATGCGCAGTCGGTGCCTTCGACAACGCCGCATCAACCGCATCAAGCGTCCGACGAAGGAACggcggctgctgctgcggcggcggcagcggcagcggcagcagccACGCATCATCTACAACACTTTCATCATCGAACAAGCGAGAGTTCGGCATTGGGTCGTCGCATAATCGATtcggaagaggaggaagacgagttGGTGTTCGGAAGTGGGACGCAAGCGGGAACACACCCCCtcgccgcagcagcagctgccACAGCGTACGGACAAACTCAATATCCCTACCAG GATCAACAGAGCCCGTGTAATAGTTCGACGACCAGCGGAG ttccGACACCTGACCGAAAACGCGACGTGCATCCGTCCGACGTCTTTTGTTGCGTTCCCGGTCGACTCTCTCTTCTCAGTTCGACGTCCAAGTATAAGGTCACTGTCGGCGAAGTGACGCGACGTCTATCGACTCCCGAATGTCTCAATGCGTCGCTTCTTGGCGGCGTTCTACGACG AGCGAAATCAAAGAACGGCGGGACGGCGTTGAGACAGCGGCTAGAAACGATCGGCCTATCGCTTCCGCCAGGAcgcagaaaagcgacgagcgTCTCCCTTCTCACGTCCCTAGTCGAAG GCGAAGCGATCCACCTGGCGCGCGATTTCAACCAGGTGTGTCAGACGGCATTTCCCGCGCAAGAATTGGCGACAATGATTGCGCgccaacaacaacaacaacaacaacaacatcatcccgacgaagaatcgtcgacgaagcgaaaggaaGCCGTCAAGGGCGCAAT GAAAGTCATAGGCGAGCTTCAGGACGTCATCGCGTCCAGCTGTTCGCTCAACGCGGAAGACTACAACCCGGAAATGGCGGCAACGCCCGGTCTCAACTATTTCGGTCTCCTCTCGCACGGTTTCGGAACGCCGACGATCCACGCGGCGCTGAATACGGTACAAAATTACCTCCGGGAATTGCTCGTCGTCACGGGCAATGGGGGCGCGGCTCCGGCGAGCGGAACGGCGTGTTGCGCGAGCGATAGCGGCGTTTccattgacgacgacatgGCGAGCGAAAGCTCCAATCGAAAGCCGTTGAATACGAAAAGGCGAtaa
- the LOC136197484 gene encoding transcription factor AP-2-epsilon-like isoform X2, which yields MACSTLLYGDAFAAAGAAAAAAATKRGDVSLANPYYYHAETLHGGGADSVQVKANFQYGASGGNEPPRWMPQSFQATAPPTGAPAHSQIYNCAAAASAQTSYFGSQCSGGSASPIDTTANVGSPPTIAVSSAPNDLYRSFPQQSPRHARRFSPYDVAHRAPYLPSCSAAGGLRSPDSESYAQSVPSTTPHQPHQASDEGTAAAAAAAAAAAAAATHHLQHFHHRTSESSALGRRIIDSEEEEDELVFGSGTQAGTHPLAAAAAATAYGQTQYPYQDQQSPCNSSTTSGVPTPDRKRDVHPSDVFCCVPGRLSLLSSTSKYKVTVGEVTRRLSTPECLNASLLGGVLRRAKSKNGGTALRQRLETIGLSLPPGRRKATSVSLLTSLVEGEAIHLARDFNQVCQTAFPAQELATMIARQQQQQQQQHHPDEESSTKRKEAVKGAMKVIGELQDVIASSCSLNAEDYNPEMAATPGLNYFGLLSHGFGTPTIHAALNTVQNYLRELLVVTGNGGAAPASGTACCASDSGVSIDDDMASESSNRKPLNTKRR from the exons ATGGCCTGTTCGACACTTTTGTACGGAGATGCGTTCGCTGCGGCGggcgccgctgccgccgcggcggcgacgaaacgcggCGACGTGTCGCTTGCGAATCCCTATTATTATCACGCTGAAACTCTTCACGGCGGAGGAGCCGATTCTGTTCAG GTAAAAGCGAATTTTCAGTACGGAGCGAGCGGAGGAAACGAGCCGCCGCGTTGGATGCCTCAATCGTTCCAAGCGACAGCTCCTCCGACAGGAGCCCCCGCCCACAGTCAGATCTACAATTGCGCCGCTGCCGCGTCAGCGCAAACGTCCTACTTCGGTTCTCAATGCAGCGGTGGAAGCGCGAGTCCCATCGATACGACGGCAAACGTCGGATCGCCGCCAACGATCGCCGTCAGTAGCGCGCCTAACGATCTCTATCGAAGTTTTCCGCAGCAATCGCCACGCCACGCCCGCCGCTTTTCGCCCTACGACGTCGCGCATCGAGCGCCTTATTTGCCGTCGTGCAGCGCCGCTGGCGGTCTCCGTTCGCCCGATTCGGAATCGTATGCGCAGTCGGTGCCTTCGACAACGCCGCATCAACCGCATCAAGCGTCCGACGAAGGAACggcggctgctgctgcggcggcggcagcggcagcggcagcagccACGCATCATCTACAACACTTTCATCATCGAACAAGCGAGAGTTCGGCATTGGGTCGTCGCATAATCGATtcggaagaggaggaagacgagttGGTGTTCGGAAGTGGGACGCAAGCGGGAACACACCCCCtcgccgcagcagcagctgccACAGCGTACGGACAAACTCAATATCCCTACCAG GATCAACAGAGCCCGTGTAATAGTTCGACGACCAGCGGAG ttccGACACCTGACCGAAAACGCGACGTGCATCCGTCCGACGTCTTTTGTTGCGTTCCCGGTCGACTCTCTCTTCTCAGTTCGACGTCCAAGTATAAGGTCACTGTCGGCGAAGTGACGCGACGTCTATCGACTCCCGAATGTCTCAATGCGTCGCTTCTTGGCGGCGTTCTACGACG AGCGAAATCAAAGAACGGCGGGACGGCGTTGAGACAGCGGCTAGAAACGATCGGCCTATCGCTTCCGCCAGGAcgcagaaaagcgacgagcgTCTCCCTTCTCACGTCCCTAGTCGAAG GCGAAGCGATCCACCTGGCGCGCGATTTCAACCAGGTGTGTCAGACGGCATTTCCCGCGCAAGAATTGGCGACAATGATTGCGCgccaacaacaacaacaacaacaacaacatcatcccgacgaagaatcgtcgacgaagcgaaaggaaGCCGTCAAGGGCGCAAT GAAAGTCATAGGCGAGCTTCAGGACGTCATCGCGTCCAGCTGTTCGCTCAACGCGGAAGACTACAACCCGGAAATGGCGGCAACGCCCGGTCTCAACTATTTCGGTCTCCTCTCGCACGGTTTCGGAACGCCGACGATCCACGCGGCGCTGAATACGGTACAAAATTACCTCCGGGAATTGCTCGTCGTCACGGGCAATGGGGGCGCGGCTCCGGCGAGCGGAACGGCGTGTTGCGCGAGCGATAGCGGCGTTTccattgacgacgacatgGCGAGCGAAAGCTCCAATCGAAAGCCGTTGAATACGAAAAGGCGAtaa
- the LOC136197489 gene encoding PITH domain-containing protein CG6153-like translates to MSDHHHHHHHHDHDHGDHDSELGQAYSLYTKIDTYNVECLNEVEDGSGKNVFKPWDDRLDTSKYVESDADEELLLRIPFTGDIKLKGFVIIGGEGESHPAQVKLYKNRPGMTFDDTTASADQEFQLQEDRDGSIEYPTMVSRFSGVTHLTMYFASNFGAEATRIYYIGLSGEFAPTRRHEVTICNYEAQANPADHRIKGVDSVRQQIS, encoded by the exons ATGAGTGACCatcaccatcatcatcatcaccacgATCACGATCACGGTGATCACGACTCGGAATTGGGTCAAGCGTACAGTCTTTACACAAAAATCGACACGTATAACGTCGAGTGTCTAAACGAGGTCGAAGACGGCTCGGGAAAGAACGTCTTCAAACCTTGGGACGATCGACTTGATACATCTAAA TATGTCGAGAGTGATGCAGATGAAGAACTGCTCCTTAGAATACc ATTTACGGGTGATATAAAGCTGAAAGGTTTTGTAATAATtggcggcgaaggcgagaGTCACCCAGCCCAAGTCAAACT ATACAAAAATCGTCCTGGTATGACTTTTGACGATACGACGGCATCGGCCGATCAGGAATTTCAGCTACAGGAAGATAGGGACGGTTCGATTGAATACCCAACAAT GGTATCACGATTCTCTGGGGTGACTCACTTGACTATGTACTTTGCTTCAAACTTTGGAGCCGAAGCAACGAGGATCTACTATATTGGTTTATCAGGAGAATTCGCTCCA ACTCGCCGACACGAGGTCACAATATGCAACTACGAAGCCCAAGCGAATCCCGCAGaccatagaatcaaaggagTAGACAGCGTTAGACAGCAGATTTCGTAA
- the LOC136197486 gene encoding nuclear receptor-binding protein-like has translation MPEKNAASASAAIVSANSEIDSGEEDSDDEILEESPNGRWQKRRDKVTQRDVPGIDAAYLAMDTEEGVEVVWNEVNFSERKASAKGDSDYMRKVFDNLSELKHANIVKFYQYWITDNHQRVVFITEYMTSGSLKQFIKKAQKNKKPVGKKTWARWCRQILFALSYLHESDLKIVHGNLTCDTIFFQHNGLIKIGCVAPDTINKHVKTVSDPAAARNSYYIAPEYGRQSFVTQSDIYAFGVCALEMAITEILSSIANGTEGKPKHLDHDSIIKMIDRVEDPQVKAFIHACLEHDVDDRPSARELLLHPAIFECHSLKVFATHAVIQIFDLRGKDVETALIGKMRNRAGMEKGDKVGAEIKHVDGREGIQQMFKPSDLEKLLQEVRDGLHPLTGVCKPKLAENASKSSSTENLAEPDASETQYEVEERRVRSCVSCDITSANNTSHIVLTLKLEDGVQRQLSCNFTPSDTAEIMAAELVTFGFINEADRDSVADMIRQPIKDAPALAAKV, from the exons atgcctGAAAAAAACGCCGCTTCTGCGTCAGCAGCGATCGTTTCGGCCAATTCCGAAATCGATTCGGGCGAAGAGGACAGCGACGATGAAATTCTCGAAGAGAGCCCGAACGGCCGCTGGCAAAAACGCCGCGACAAG GTGACCCAGCGAGACGTGCCGGGCATCGACGCCGCTTATTTGGCAATGGACACAGAAGAAGGCGTCGAAGTCGTGTGGAACGAAGTGAATTTCTCCGAACGCAAAGCTTCGGCGAAAGGG GACAGTGACTATATGCGAAAGGTTTTCGATAATTTATCCGAATTGAAA CATGCGAACATTGTCAAGTTCTATCAATATTGGATTACGGATAATCATCAGCGCGTCGTTTTTATTACGGAGtatatgacgtcagggtCATTGAAACAATTTATTAAGAAAGCACAGAAGAATAAGAAACCCGTAGGAAAAAAG ACGTGGGCGCGGTGGTGTCGTCAAATTCTCTTTGCGCTAAg TTATTTGCACGAATCTGATTTGAAAATCGTTCACGGAAATCTGACATGTGACACGATATTCTTCCAGCACAATGGACTAATTAAAATTGGATGCg ttgCCCCGGATACAATTAATAAACACGTCAAAACGGTTTCAGATCCAGCAGCAGCGCGAAATTCTTATTATATAGCACCAGAATATG GGCGGCAATCGTTTGTGACGCAATCTGATATCTACGCGTTTGGAGTATGCGCACTAGAG ATGGCTATCACGGAAATTCTGAGTTCTATAGCGAATGGAACAGAGGGCAAGCCGAAGCACTTGGACCACGATTCAATTATAAAAATGATTGACAGAGTCGAAGATCCTCAAGTCAAG GCGTTTATTCACGCCTGTTTGGAacatgacgtcgacgatcgtccGTCGGCGCGAGAACTTCTTCTCCACCCCGCTATCTTTGAATGCCATTCGCTCAAGGTTTTCGCCACTCACGCTGTCATACAGATATTTGATTTGAGAG GGAAGGATGTTGAGACGGCTTTGATTGGGAAAATGAGAAATCGGGCGGGGATGGAGAAGGGGGATAAGGTTGGCGCGGAGATTAAGCACGTTGATGGGCGCGAAGGCATTCAGCAGAT GTTCAAGCCGTCTGATTTGGAGAAATTGTTGCAGGAAGTTCGCGATGGGTTGCATCCTTTGACGGGCGTTTGTAAGCCTAAATTGGCTGAGAATGC GTCAAAGTCCAGTTCGACTGAAAATCTTGCGGAACCGGATGCAAGTGAGACGCAGTATGAAGTGGAAGAGCGAAGG GTGAGATCTTGTGTGAGCTGTGACATCACAAGTGCAAATAACACTAGCCAC ATTGTTTTGACGTTGAAACTAGAGGATGGGGTACAGAGACAATTGAGCTGTAATTTTACACCAA GTGATACGGCGGAGATAATGGCCGCTGAATTGGTTACATTTGGGTTCATAAATGAAGCGGATAGGGATTCGGTTGCTGATATGATAAGACAGCCAATCAAAGATGCGCCTGCACTTGCTGCTAAAGTTTAA